In a single window of the Hydrogenobaculum sp. 3684 genome:
- the uvrC gene encoding excinuclease ABC subunit UvrC, with amino-acid sequence MDIVALIEKAPEEPGVYIFKNQKHYIYIGKAINIKKRLLQHLKEREQSKKEANIFNHSKELEWIVTRNEYEALLLEMDLIRTHKPKYNVLLKHGSGYPVILLTDDEYPTVKITRDTSQKGEAFGPFLNINKAIKIKKLIHATFRLRTCEEMPKRPTPCMDYHLGLCSGPCANLISKEDYAISVKSAKAFLSGNVKDVLPTLYEKIEQYASNLAFEKAAFLRDQVLVLQNIVDGQGVFLYDIEEADVFYLEGYSLWLFIIRNKRLVAHKEFRLNKELIINYEEMLGTYYMSNIVPKKIVANFELTENFRLFIKSKRKDVAFSNNIPKPLLKIIEKNVVLKPDTKEFESEFYKLFGRKAPKLIECFDISHFQGQYTVGSMVVWEDGSLNKSKYRRYRIKTVDYIDDFASLKEVLSRRAKRIVSKEDQTPDMWLIDGGKGQLSMGIEVKEKFLLNIYICSLAKKEEIIYTEDGLEIPIKNHQALYRVFGLLRDEAHRFAITYNRNLRSKEFIKDTLSKIKGVGKVKKEIIYRHFDSLYDFIRSDDEKLKKLGISKSIKDQVRKMLGEN; translated from the coding sequence ATGGATATCGTAGCGCTTATAGAAAAAGCCCCGGAAGAACCAGGTGTTTATATCTTTAAAAACCAAAAACATTATATTTATATAGGTAAAGCTATAAATATAAAAAAGAGATTGCTTCAGCATCTAAAAGAAAGAGAGCAATCTAAAAAAGAAGCTAATATATTTAATCATTCTAAGGAGCTTGAATGGATAGTAACAAGAAACGAATACGAAGCTCTTCTTTTGGAGATGGATCTTATAAGGACTCACAAGCCAAAATACAATGTGCTTTTAAAACATGGCAGTGGCTACCCTGTTATACTTCTTACCGATGATGAATATCCCACTGTTAAAATCACCAGAGACACATCTCAAAAAGGAGAAGCTTTTGGACCATTTTTAAATATAAACAAAGCCATAAAAATTAAAAAACTTATACATGCTACTTTTAGATTAAGAACTTGTGAGGAAATGCCAAAAAGACCAACCCCTTGTATGGATTATCATCTTGGGCTTTGTTCTGGTCCTTGTGCAAACCTAATATCCAAAGAAGACTACGCTATAAGCGTAAAATCTGCAAAAGCGTTTTTGTCTGGCAACGTAAAAGACGTGCTTCCCACTCTTTATGAAAAGATAGAGCAATATGCTTCAAATCTTGCTTTTGAAAAGGCGGCATTTTTAAGAGATCAGGTGCTTGTGCTTCAAAATATAGTGGATGGGCAAGGGGTTTTTCTATACGATATAGAAGAGGCTGATGTGTTTTATTTGGAGGGTTATAGTTTATGGCTTTTTATAATAAGAAACAAACGCCTTGTAGCTCATAAGGAGTTTCGTTTAAACAAAGAACTTATTATAAATTATGAAGAGATGCTTGGTACATACTATATGTCAAATATAGTACCCAAAAAAATTGTGGCAAACTTTGAGCTAACTGAAAATTTTAGGCTTTTTATAAAATCAAAACGAAAAGACGTAGCGTTTTCAAACAACATTCCAAAACCGCTTTTAAAGATAATAGAGAAAAACGTAGTTTTAAAACCAGACACCAAAGAGTTTGAGAGTGAGTTTTACAAGCTTTTTGGAAGAAAGGCCCCAAAATTGATAGAATGCTTTGATATAAGCCACTTTCAAGGTCAATATACCGTAGGCTCTATGGTGGTGTGGGAAGATGGCAGTCTAAACAAATCAAAATATAGAAGGTATAGGATAAAAACCGTAGATTACATAGATGATTTTGCATCGTTAAAAGAAGTCCTATCAAGAAGGGCAAAAAGGATAGTATCAAAAGAGGACCAAACTCCTGACATGTGGCTTATAGACGGTGGTAAGGGTCAGCTTTCAATGGGTATTGAGGTAAAGGAAAAGTTTTTATTAAACATATACATTTGTTCTTTAGCCAAAAAAGAAGAAATCATTTATACAGAAGACGGGCTTGAAATCCCAATTAAAAACCACCAAGCTCTTTATAGGGTATTTGGGCTTTTAAGAGATGAAGCACACCGGTTTGCCATCACCTACAATAGAAACCTCCGTTCAAAAGAGTTTATAAAAGATACTCTTTCAAAGATAAAAGGCGTTGGCAAGGTAAAAAAAGAAATTATATATAGACATTTTGATAGTTTGTATGATTTTATAAGATCTGACGATGAAAAGCTTAAAAAACTTGGTATATCAAAATCCATAAAAGATCAAGTAAGAAAGATGCTCGGTGAGAATTAG